In the genome of Candidatus Pristimantibacillus lignocellulolyticus, the window GGAGTAAAGCACGAGTAGACTTGTTAATAGACCAATGATTGATACGATCAATTCCCCTGCGCTTACTGCACCTTTCAAGATCATCACTTTACCTACAAACCCACCTAGTGGAGGAACGCCTGCTAAAGCTAATACACCAATAAAGAATAACCACCCAAGTAGTGGACGGAATAGTATTAAGCCACTAAATTCCTTAAGTTTGTCAGTGCCGAAGATGCTAATAATGGCACCACCAGTAATAAAGATTAATGCTTTAGATAGCATGTCATGAATGAGATAGAAGAGAGAACCACTCAATGATTGATCTGTAGCTATCGATACACCGAATAGGATAAACCCTACGGAAACGATGACATTATAGGATAATATCTTTTTAATTTCCCATTGTGAAACGGCTCCTAGAGCACCGAGTATCATTGTAATAGCGGCCATCCACATCATCGCCGTATGTGTAAACTCTTTATCATGGTAGAAGATAAGCGTGAATACACGAATGACAGTGTACACACCTACTTTAGTTAACAATGCAGCGAACAAAGCTGCGATCGGTGCAGGCGGAGCGCTATATGAACCAGGTAGCCAGAAGAACAGCAATAGTCCTGATTTCAATCCGAATACGGTTAAGAATAAGAAGCTTATTGCTGTAAGTAAGCCATCTTGGCCAGCCATTGCAACACGTTCAGATAAATGTGCCATATTCAGTGTTCCAGTTACAGAATACAAATACCCCGTTGCGATAACAAACAATGTAGAGGAAATAACATTAATAAGTACATATTTAATTGATTCTCTCAGTTGAATTTTTTTGCCTCCTAGTACGATAAGTACGTAAGATGCAATCAACATAACTTCAAAGAATACGAATAGGTTGAATAAATCTCCTGTTAAGAAACTGCCATTTACTCCCGAAAGTAAGACTAGAATCATCGGGTAGACGAAATGGCGTTTATGTCCCATCTCGAATGAGTTGAAGCCAAAAAGTAAACACATCAGTGTGACGAAACTGGCTACCGTAACAAGTAGTACAGCCAACATATCTCCAACTAGTACGATACCATAAGGTGCTGACCAACCGCCAAGCTCTAGCACGACAATACCTTGCTCAGAAACATGATAGACAGTGAAAGCAGATATCGCAATAACTACGAGTACACTTATGCCAGTTAACCATTGTTGCAACTTAATGTTCTCACGGAAAAATACGAGCACCATTGCCATTAGCAAAGGGATGAGAATAGGGTAGATAACAATATTACTCATGCGATTCTCCTTTCAGCTTTTTCATGTTGTCCGTTCCAAGCTCAATATAAGTTCGATAGCCGAGCACAAGTAATAAAGCAGTAAGTGCGAAGCTAATGACGATAGACGTCAATATAAGCGCTTGTGGGATTGGGTCAGTATAGATATCACCATTTTCACTTAATAAAGGCGCATTACCTTTCTTAAGCCCGTTAATAGCCATTAACATTAGATGGGTAGCATGACTGAACAACGTTACGCCTAGAATAATACGTAAAAAATTCTTATTCAAAATAAGATAAACAGCAATAGTGTAAAGTATCCCAGAAATAATAATAATAAATGTTTCCACTAGATATCATCCTCACTTATGCTCGTAATGATCGTCATTGTTGTACCTAAAACTGCTAAGTATACCCCTAGATCAAAGATCATAGCTGTAGCAAGTTCAGTTTTTCCGAGGAATGGTAAATCTACGTAAGTGTAGGCTTGCGAGAGAAATGGGATGTTTAACACTAGTGATGCGACTCCCGTTAATAGTGCAATTAGTACGCCTGTCGCTCCAAGTTTTTTGAAATCAACAGGAATAATGTCACGCACCGATTGGAGATCAAAGGCAATATAGAGCAATATTAAAGCAGAAGCAGTAATAAGCCCCCCAATAAAACCTCCACCTGGATTATTATGGCCTGCAAACAGTACATATATAGAGAAGGTCATAATGATAAATACGAGAATTTTCGTAGCTGTCTGCAAATAAACATCAGTGAATTTCATATTTTAATCATTCCTCCCTGCATGTCTTAGTTTGATCAGTGTATAGATTCCGATACCAGCTGAGAACAATACTACAATTTCAAGCATTGTATCGAAAGCGCGGAAGTCTACAAGAATCGAATTTACAATATTTTTTGCTCCCGCTAATTTATACGAATCATGGAAATACTCTGCGATAGGTACGAAAATGCGATGACCATAAGCAGATAGACCAATTAAAGTTAGCGTTGTTCCAACTCCTAAAGCAATAATTGCATTAGTAAGTTTGAATTTTAGAGAAGTGATACTTGTCTTCAGCTTCGGTAAGAAGTAGAAGCATAATAAGAACAATGTCGTGGAAATCGTCTCAACAACTAACTGTGTTAAGGCAAGATCAGGTGCTCTGAAGATGACAAAGAACAGAGACACTGTAAAGCCGATAACACCAATTCCCATAATAGACATTAGACGCGATGTGGAGAATAGAACAAAAACGGCCGCAGCAACCGTTGCTATACCTAATACGAATTCATACCATTCGATTGGTGAATCATTGGATGTATCGAGGTAGAACGAATTGGTTACTAGCAATGTTCCAAGTACTGTAATAATTAAGAAACAGAAAATATACGTTAGATAATGTGTTGTAGAGCCGGTCATATAACTACGAGTAACGGCAGTACCGAATTTCTCAAGGTTTATCATACCTTTATCATATATCTGATTCAGATTATATCGTTTGGACATTAAGGAGAAAATCGGTGTTTTCCATTTCTCTATACTCAAGAATAGCAATATTCCGATAATAATAAGTCCAATAGTCATAAATAACTCTAAATTAAGTCCATGCCAAGCTGTAATATGAGCATGCCAGTCGGGATGCTTCGCAAAAACAGTTGGTGCCATCCCTTTAACGGTCGGTTCCAAGATAGAAGTCACAACAAGACCAGGGAATAAGAATAAGGCAATAGCTAGTATAGATAGAGTTGCAGGAGATGCTAACATACCTACCGGAGCCTCATGAGGCACACGTTCTAACAGATTGGCATGATACGTACCTGTGAACGATTTGAAAATAATAATCATACAGTAGATAAAGGTGAAAATACTTGCAATCCATGCGACAACAGGAATGATGTTAACCCATGAACTGTTATTCTCAGATAAAGTAAGCATGCTCGTAAAGAACATCTCTTTACTAATAAATCCGCTGAATGGTGGTAAACCTGCCATAGAGAAGGCGCCTACCATCGTCAATGTAAATGATATTGGCATAAGATGCATAATACCACCTAGTTTACGAATATCACGTGTACCTGTTTCATGATCGAGAATACCTACCATCATGAACAGACTGCCTTTGAACACAGAGTGATTAATTAGGTGGAAGATCGCTGCAAGAAATGCCCCCATAAAGAGCAAACTTTCATTTTCGAACCTTATGTTCATCCCCATTGAGCCGACTCCGAGTAAACTCATAATTAATCCAAGTTGACTTATCGTTGAATAAGCAAGCAAAGCTTTTAAATCGTATTGCTTAAGGGCATTAAAAGAACCCCAGAATAGCGTAACAATACCTACAACTATTATTGTCCATGACCACTCAAGTAGTGCACCGAAAATCGGAGTCATACGTGCTACTAAGTAAACTCCTGCTTTGACCATCGTTGCTGAATGCAAGTATGCGCTAATTGGAGTAGGAGCTTCCATAGCATCTGGTAGCCAAATATGAAACGGAAACTGTGCTGATTTCGTAAATGCTCCTAGTAGTATAAAGAACATCGCTGGAATGAAAAGATAATGCGTTGATACCGAATCACCCATTGCAATAATTTCACGAATGCTGAAAGTGCCGGAGGCTACATATAGAATAATGAAGCCTAGAAGCATTGAAAAGCCACCAGTCATCGTAATATACATTGCTTTTTGAGCGCCGTATCTTGAACGTTGACGTTGATACCAATAAGCGATTAGTAAAAATGATGAAACGCTTGTTAGTTCCCAGAACGTATACAATACAAGCAGATTATCCGATAGCACTGAACCAAGCATAGCGCCCATGAATAACATGAGGTATGCATAGAATAAATGCAGACGCTCACGGTCTTTCGACAAGTAGAAGATTGAATATAGAACTACTAATGATCCAATACCTGTGATTAACAAGGCAAATAGCAAGGAGAGGCTATCTAAATAAAGTGTAAAATGGATATCGATTGAGGGAATCCATGGGACTGAAACCTTTATTGGTTCAATCGCGTCATAAATCGAGAAGTAACCTGCGAAATATACAAACAAAGCAACTGGAACAATTAACGCAATCCAGCCTGTATGTATAGCAGTTGTGTATTTGTATAATAATGGGATTATTACAACGAATACAAAGGGAAGTAAGATCGCTAGATGTAAAGTAGACAAAAAGGCTTCCTCCTTAAACTTTTTATTTTCTGCTCTCGACGTAACTTCTTAAAATAAAAAGTTACATCGCAAGCATAAGCTTAAACTTTTTATTTTCTGCTTTAGGCGCAACTTCTTGTAAATAAAACGTAGCATCGAAAGCAGAAGCTGAATTAATTTCTATTAATTATACAATAACCACGTTGACAAGAGCACCCCAGTTATGTAGGCTAAAGCTATTATTAAGATGAGGTGAATGAATAATCATGAAGACTGCAGGTATGGATGAATGCATACTGGTCTGTGTGTATTATGGGCCAAACGGTGAACGACTTATTCGGAGAGGCGGCAAAATTGCAGAAATGCTAAACTGTCCTCTATATGTGTTGACAGTAGACGCTCAACCAGAAAGTGAATGGGATATTGAAAAGATTCATTATATCTCCGCTTGGAAAAAGATAGCACAAGAGCATGGCGCAGAACAATTTATTATTAAATACAACGAAAAACGACCAGTTGCAAAAGTTATTGCGGAAGTTGCAAAAGACAAAAAAATTACTCAAGTAGTACTAGGTCAAACAGCACAAAATCGTTGGGAAGAGATTACTCGTGGTTCATTTATCAACGTATTGTTGAACGAAATTCCTTTCATAGATTTGCACATTATTTCCGTTTCTCGAGATGTTAAGAACCAAGATGAGTTCTACGAAAAAGGAATAAGAGCATATCTGACATGTGTTGAAGGTGAGTATAAACTTTGCTTCAATCATACACATTATGCAAAATACGAAGGCATCTTCTATAAAGAGGTTGGAACTGACTTTAATAATGGGGTGTTTAAGTTTTTGAAAGAAGATGACATGATTGAGGTACGTATTGTTGATGATTATGTGAAAAATATCAACGAACGAATTAATGTGTAAATAAGAACCCATTATAAAAAAATAGCGAAAAAGAGTTATCAACGCAGTAATACGTTGATAACTCTTTTTCGTTTCAAAAATTTTAAAGAATATTCTTAAAAGATCAGGGAAATCCTAGTGTTAGAAGTAATTAATTACGAAATAATTTGGTCTTAATTTGGAAAAAAGGAGTGAGATGTAAAAAAAACGATTGTCATATATTAATGTCTGTGATACCATATGTTTGCAAGTGAAATCGTTTTCGGTATCGTTTCCGATAAGCTTTCCGGAATGCGCTTTCACAATATGATTTTCATTTTAGAGGGGGATTTAGAATGAAGAAGTTAAACAGAGTTTTGAGTATTCTTTTGGTAATGTCATTAGTATTTATCGCAGCTTGCTCAAATAATGCAGGCAAGAATGAGCCAGGAACAGATACCAATCAAGGTAATGATGGTGCCAAATCAAACGAAACAATTTATTTTTTAAACTTCAAGCCAGAAATTGCTGAAGCATACAAAAAAATTGCTAAAGATTATGAAGCAGAAACTGGTGTTAAAGTTAAAGTTGAAACTGCAGCTTCTGGTACTTATGAAACAACTTTGAAATCAGAAATTGCAAAATCAGAAGCTCCAACAATTTTCCAAATTAACGGTCCTGTTGGATACGCAGCTTGGAAAGATTATACACTTGATTTGAAAGATACGAAATTATATAGCTACCTTTCTGATCAAAGCCTTGCAGTAACTGAAGGCGAAGGCGTATATGGTATCCCTTACGTAGTAGAAGGATATGGTATTATCTACAACAACGCAATTATGGAGAAATATTTCGCACTTGGTACGAAAGCAACGGCAGTATCTTCAATGGAAGAAGTAAATAACTTCGATACATTGAAATCAGTAGTTGAAGATATGCAAGCTAATGCTGATGCTCTTGGCATCAAAGGCGTATTCTCTTCTACTTCACTAGGTGCTGGTGAGCAATGGAGATGGCAAACACATCTTGCGAACATTCCTTTGTTCTATGAATTCAATGATATGCAAGGATTTGACAATGCTACAAGTGCAGGACTTTCTGCAAATGAAATTAAATTCACTTATGGCAACAACTTCAAAAACATTTTCGATCTATACATCAATAACTCTACTGTAAAACCTACGCTTCTAGGTAGTAAAACAGTTGCAGATTCTATGGCTGAATTCGCTCTTGGTCAATCTGCTATGGTTCAAAATGGTAACTGGGCTTGGAACCAAATTAATGAAGTTAGCGGTAACACTGTAAAATCTGAGGATATTAAATTCCTTCCAATCTACACTGGTGTAACTGGTGAGGAAAAACAAGGTTTAGCTGTTGGTACTGAAAACTACTTTGCAATTAACAGTAAAGTTTCTGAGTCTAAACAACAAGCTTCTATCGCATTCCTTGAATGGTTGTTCACAAGCGAAACTGGTAAAGCTGCAGTAACAAATGATCTTGGTTTCATCGCTCCATTCAATACATTCGAAGACAATGAAAAACCAGCAGATCCACTTGCTAAAGAAATTTTAGCTTGGATGGAAAAAGATACAACTTCTGTAGCTTGGACTTTTGCAGCATTCCCAAGTGAAGATTTCAAAAATGACTTCGGTGATGCATTACTACAATATGCTCAAGGTAACGAAACTTGGGATAAAGTATCATCTGTTGTCGTAGATTCTTGGAAAAGTGAAAAAGCTAAGTAAAGAATAAGCAGTTCAAGCAGATGTCACTATACGCAAGCTTAGTATAGTGACATCTGTTATTACACGAGATAGCAGAACAGGAGAGAACGCCATGCAGAAAATGATTCAGAAATATTTTGCTCTTTTTGCATTGCCGACATTAATTGCATTTACACTAGCTTTCGTCGTTCCGTTTATTATGGGTATATACTTGTCATTTACACAGTTTACAACAGTAAATGATGCTACATGGGTTGGATTAGACAACTATATTAAAGCATTTGCAGACAAGGACTTTCTTAATGCCTTATGGTTTACAGCTAGATTTACAATTGTGTCAGTAGTATCAATTAACGTCTTCGCATTTTTAATTGCTTTATTGCTAACAAAAAAAGTACTAGGAACGAATGTATTCCGGACAATTTTCTTCATGCCTAACCTAATAGGTGGTATCGTACTAGGTTATATCTGGCAACTAATATTTAACGGTATTTTGTACAAATTCGATGTTACACTTACTAACGATCCAGCATTTGGTTTTTGGGGATTAGTTATTCTTATGAATTGGCAACTAATCGGTTACATGATGATCATCTATATTGCTGGTATTCAAAACGTTCCTAAAGAACAGCTTGAAGCAGCAAAAATTGATGGTGCTACAAATGGGGTTATTCTTCGCAAAATTATTTTGCCACTTGTAATGCCTTCAATTACGATTTGTTTGTTCTTAAGTATTTCAAATTCATTCAAACTATTTGATCAGAACTTAGCGTTGACTGCAGGTGCTCCTTCCAAACAAACGGCAATGTTAGCCTTAGATATTTTCAACACATTCTATGGTAAAGCTGGCTTTGAAGGTGTAGGTCAAGCTAAAGCAGTAATGTTTTTCCTAATGGTAGGTATTATTGTTATCGTACAACTTGCGATTACTAGAAGAAAGGAGATCGAAAACTAATGGATGATACACAACAAAAGCGACCGTTTCTCTTTCTCTTTCTTGTTGTATTGGCAGTAGCATTTCTATCCCCAATACTTATCGTATTGATGAACTCCTTTAAAGGTAAATTTTTCATAAGCGATGCACCGTTTGTATTCCCAAACAGTGATACGTACATTGGACTCGAAAACTATACAAGTGGTATTCAAAAAATTAATTTCTTTTCAGCTTTTGGAATGTCCTTGTTTATAACAATATGCTCAGTTGCATTAATTGTATTTTTCACCTCAATGACGGGTTGGTATCTAACTCGTGTGAAAACTAAATGGGCTAGCGCATTATTCTACATGTTTGTCTTTTCTATGATCGTACCATTCCAAATGGTAATGTTTACAATGACTAAAACAGCTAACGTAATAGGCTTGGACAATCCTGTTGGAATTTTGATTATTTATTTAGGATTTGGCTCAGGACTTTCGGTCTTCTTGTTTAGCGGATTTGTCAAATCAATACCACTAGAGATTGAAGAAGCTGTAATGATTGATGGTGGAGGACCACCACAAATGTTCTTTAAAGTTATTTTTCCAATATTGAAACCAATTGCTATTACAGTTGCTATTCTTAATGTTATGTGGGTATGGAATGACTATTTACTTCCTTATCTAATTATCGGTACAGAGTATAAAACGATTCCGATTGCTGTTCAATATCTTAAAGGTGGATATGGATCGATTGATATGGGTGCAATGATGGCAATGCTAGTTCTAGCTATTATACCTATTGTCATTTTCTATTTATTCTGTCAGAAATACATTATTGAAGGCGTTGTCGCTGGTGCAGTAAAAGGTTAATTCTCAATGGATGACGAATAAGTAGTAGTGTAGATTTTTGTTTTTCATTAATCTACATTCAAATAAGGCATAAAGGAAGTATGATTATGGCTTCTCTTACTATTATTGATATTGCGAAAATATGTGGTGTAGGTGTAACCACCGTATCTAGAGCAATTAACAACCATCCTGATATTAGCGACGAAACAAAGGCAATGATTATGAAAGTTGTGAAAGAGAACAATTATGTTCCTAATAACAATGCTCGTAATTTGAAACGTACTGCATCAAAAACGATCGCTGTATTAATTAAAGGGATGAACAATCCTTTTTTCATTCAAATGATTGATTTATTTGAAAAAGGAATAAAAGATAAGAAGTATACATTTATTTTACACCGTGTATACGAACATCAAGACGAAATTGATGTGGCGAATGAGTTAGTTAAAGAAAAGAAACTAAAAGGTATCATTTTTCTTGGGGGCTATTTATCTCACTCTCAGGATAAATTAGAGCGACTAACTGTACCTTATGTGCTATGTACGGTCGGTTTATCTTCTGAATTTGATACGTATAATTACTCTTATGTGTCCATAGATGATTTTGCAGAAAGTTATAAAATGGTTGATTACTTGTGTAACCAAGGACATAAGCGCATTGCGCTTATCTCTGCTTCTATGGAAGATAGAAGTATTGGTCAATTGCGATACCAAGGGTATAAGCAAGCACTAGAAGATCATGGTTTAACCATTGATGAGCAACTAGTACGTCCAATGAAGGCACATCTAGAAAGTTATTCAATGGAGAATGGTTATGCAGTTACAAAGGAAATGTTAGAAGAAAACATTGATTTTACCGCATTATTTGCTATTTCCGATTCTATGGCAATAGGGGCAAGTAAAGCTTTGTTAGAAGCAGGTCGCTCTATTCCAGAGGATTGTTCAGTTGCAGGTTTCGATGGACTTGATATGTCGTACTATTATCATCCTTCGATTACAACGATCAGGCAACCGATAGCTAAAATGGCGGAAGAAACAATAAAAATCATGTTTGACCTTATTAACAAGAAAGTGACTCATACACAGCTTAAATTTCCTGCAGAATTAATAGTAAGGGATTCAACCGGAGTTATTCATACGTAAAAGCTATGACAGAGAACTAATTGATCTCATACTTATGTGGGTGATCATTC includes:
- a CDS encoding Na+/H+ antiporter subunit D, which translates into the protein MSNIVIYPILIPLLMAMVLVFFRENIKLQQWLTGISVLVVIAISAFTVYHVSEQGIVVLELGGWSAPYGIVLVGDMLAVLLVTVASFVTLMCLLFGFNSFEMGHKRHFVYPMILVLLSGVNGSFLTGDLFNLFVFFEVMLIASYVLIVLGGKKIQLRESIKYVLINVISSTLFVIATGYLYSVTGTLNMAHLSERVAMAGQDGLLTAISFLFLTVFGLKSGLLLFFWLPGSYSAPPAPIAALFAALLTKVGVYTVIRVFTLIFYHDKEFTHTAMMWMAAITMILGALGAVSQWEIKKILSYNVIVSVGFILFGVSIATDQSLSGSLFYLIHDMLSKALIFITGGAIISIFGTDKLKEFSGLILFRPLLGWLFFIGVLALAGVPPLGGFVGKVMILKGAVSAGELIVSIIGLLTSLLVLYSVMKIFIHSFWGETLMSEGQEYSTGTNALLPGTILVICIAGMGIGAEWIMTFISQATEVMVNPSIYIEAVLQQISP
- a CDS encoding Na(+)/H(+) antiporter subunit C — its product is METFIIIISGILYTIAVYLILNKNFLRIILGVTLFSHATHLMLMAINGLKKGNAPLLSENGDIYTDPIPQALILTSIVISFALTALLLVLGYRTYIELGTDNMKKLKGESHE
- a CDS encoding Na(+)/H(+) antiporter subunit B, with product MKFTDVYLQTATKILVFIIMTFSIYVLFAGHNNPGGGFIGGLITASALILLYIAFDLQSVRDIIPVDFKKLGATGVLIALLTGVASLVLNIPFLSQAYTYVDLPFLGKTELATAMIFDLGVYLAVLGTTMTIITSISEDDI
- a CDS encoding Na+/H+ antiporter subunit A → MSTLHLAILLPFVFVVIIPLLYKYTTAIHTGWIALIVPVALFVYFAGYFSIYDAIEPIKVSVPWIPSIDIHFTLYLDSLSLLFALLITGIGSLVVLYSIFYLSKDRERLHLFYAYLMLFMGAMLGSVLSDNLLVLYTFWELTSVSSFLLIAYWYQRQRSRYGAQKAMYITMTGGFSMLLGFIILYVASGTFSIREIIAMGDSVSTHYLFIPAMFFILLGAFTKSAQFPFHIWLPDAMEAPTPISAYLHSATMVKAGVYLVARMTPIFGALLEWSWTIIVVGIVTLFWGSFNALKQYDLKALLAYSTISQLGLIMSLLGVGSMGMNIRFENESLLFMGAFLAAIFHLINHSVFKGSLFMMVGILDHETGTRDIRKLGGIMHLMPISFTLTMVGAFSMAGLPPFSGFISKEMFFTSMLTLSENNSSWVNIIPVVAWIASIFTFIYCMIIIFKSFTGTYHANLLERVPHEAPVGMLASPATLSILAIALFLFPGLVVTSILEPTVKGMAPTVFAKHPDWHAHITAWHGLNLELFMTIGLIIIGILLFLSIEKWKTPIFSLMSKRYNLNQIYDKGMINLEKFGTAVTRSYMTGSTTHYLTYIFCFLIITVLGTLLVTNSFYLDTSNDSPIEWYEFVLGIATVAAAVFVLFSTSRLMSIMGIGVIGFTVSLFFVIFRAPDLALTQLVVETISTTLFLLCFYFLPKLKTSITSLKFKLTNAIIALGVGTTLTLIGLSAYGHRIFVPIAEYFHDSYKLAGAKNIVNSILVDFRAFDTMLEIVVLFSAGIGIYTLIKLRHAGRND
- a CDS encoding universal stress protein encodes the protein MKTAGMDECILVCVYYGPNGERLIRRGGKIAEMLNCPLYVLTVDAQPESEWDIEKIHYISAWKKIAQEHGAEQFIIKYNEKRPVAKVIAEVAKDKKITQVVLGQTAQNRWEEITRGSFINVLLNEIPFIDLHIISVSRDVKNQDEFYEKGIRAYLTCVEGEYKLCFNHTHYAKYEGIFYKEVGTDFNNGVFKFLKEDDMIEVRIVDDYVKNINERINV
- a CDS encoding ABC transporter substrate-binding protein, with product MKKLNRVLSILLVMSLVFIAACSNNAGKNEPGTDTNQGNDGAKSNETIYFLNFKPEIAEAYKKIAKDYEAETGVKVKVETAASGTYETTLKSEIAKSEAPTIFQINGPVGYAAWKDYTLDLKDTKLYSYLSDQSLAVTEGEGVYGIPYVVEGYGIIYNNAIMEKYFALGTKATAVSSMEEVNNFDTLKSVVEDMQANADALGIKGVFSSTSLGAGEQWRWQTHLANIPLFYEFNDMQGFDNATSAGLSANEIKFTYGNNFKNIFDLYINNSTVKPTLLGSKTVADSMAEFALGQSAMVQNGNWAWNQINEVSGNTVKSEDIKFLPIYTGVTGEEKQGLAVGTENYFAINSKVSESKQQASIAFLEWLFTSETGKAAVTNDLGFIAPFNTFEDNEKPADPLAKEILAWMEKDTTSVAWTFAAFPSEDFKNDFGDALLQYAQGNETWDKVSSVVVDSWKSEKAK
- a CDS encoding sugar ABC transporter permease — encoded protein: MQKMIQKYFALFALPTLIAFTLAFVVPFIMGIYLSFTQFTTVNDATWVGLDNYIKAFADKDFLNALWFTARFTIVSVVSINVFAFLIALLLTKKVLGTNVFRTIFFMPNLIGGIVLGYIWQLIFNGILYKFDVTLTNDPAFGFWGLVILMNWQLIGYMMIIYIAGIQNVPKEQLEAAKIDGATNGVILRKIILPLVMPSITICLFLSISNSFKLFDQNLALTAGAPSKQTAMLALDIFNTFYGKAGFEGVGQAKAVMFFLMVGIIVIVQLAITRRKEIEN
- a CDS encoding carbohydrate ABC transporter permease; translation: MDDTQQKRPFLFLFLVVLAVAFLSPILIVLMNSFKGKFFISDAPFVFPNSDTYIGLENYTSGIQKINFFSAFGMSLFITICSVALIVFFTSMTGWYLTRVKTKWASALFYMFVFSMIVPFQMVMFTMTKTANVIGLDNPVGILIIYLGFGSGLSVFLFSGFVKSIPLEIEEAVMIDGGGPPQMFFKVIFPILKPIAITVAILNVMWVWNDYLLPYLIIGTEYKTIPIAVQYLKGGYGSIDMGAMMAMLVLAIIPIVIFYLFCQKYIIEGVVAGAVKG
- a CDS encoding LacI family transcriptional regulator: MASLTIIDIAKICGVGVTTVSRAINNHPDISDETKAMIMKVVKENNYVPNNNARNLKRTASKTIAVLIKGMNNPFFIQMIDLFEKGIKDKKYTFILHRVYEHQDEIDVANELVKEKKLKGIIFLGGYLSHSQDKLERLTVPYVLCTVGLSSEFDTYNYSYVSIDDFAESYKMVDYLCNQGHKRIALISASMEDRSIGQLRYQGYKQALEDHGLTIDEQLVRPMKAHLESYSMENGYAVTKEMLEENIDFTALFAISDSMAIGASKALLEAGRSIPEDCSVAGFDGLDMSYYYHPSITTIRQPIAKMAEETIKIMFDLINKKVTHTQLKFPAELIVRDSTGVIHT